Proteins encoded within one genomic window of Fusarium musae strain F31 chromosome 4, whole genome shotgun sequence:
- a CDS encoding hypothetical protein (EggNog:ENOG41): protein MNAIRRASLSKPEEAGKAWPAIAIGLFVAFGGVLYGYDTGTISGILAMPYWQRLFSTGYTDAKGNPNITTGQESSIVSILSAGTFFGALSSPFMTDYIGRRPGLMIATWVFNLGVALQTAATAIPMFLAGRFFAGFGVGQISAIIPLYQSETAPKWIRGAIVGSYQWAITIGLLLAAIVNNATGKRNDTGSYRIPIAVQFAYSLVLFGGMLILPETPRFLIKKDRHDDASKALSKIRRLSPDHPAVQAELSEIKANHDHEMSLGTSSYIDCFKPPILKRQFTGCALQALQQLTGINFIFYYGTKYFENSGISSGFTISMITSAINVASTLPGMYAIDKWGRRPLLLWGAVGMCVSQFIVAMSGTFSTGQDSAGVIFVKSLAGQKAAVSFVCIYIFFFASTWGPLAWVVTGEIFPLQTRAKSLSMTTATNWLFNWAIAYSTPYLVDYGSGKANLQSKIFFIWFGCCFLCIAFVYFFIYETKGLTLEEVDQLYDEVSVARKSIGWRPQETWQHRNSVAGAGGKMFNEGHEQGEVSHTEKNDV from the exons atgaacgCTATTCGAAGGGCATCCCTCAGCAAGCCCGAGGAGGCTGGCAAGGCATGGCCTGCTATCGCCATCGGCTTGTTTGTCGCCTTTGGTGGTGTTCTCTACGG TTATGACACAGGTACCATCTCTGGTATTTTGGCCATGCCCTACTGGCAGCGCCTCTTCAGCACCGGCTACACAGACGCCAAGGGCAACCCCAACATCACGACCGGCCAAGAGTCCAGCATCGTCTCCATCCTCTCAGCCGGCACGTTCTTCGGcgccctctcctctcccttcaTGACTGACTACATCGGTCGTCGTCCCGGTCTCATGATCGCCACTTGGGTCTTCAACCTCGGCGTCGCTCTCCAAACTGCTGCTACTGCCATCCCCATGTTCCTCGCTGGTCGATTCTTCGCCGGTTTCGGTGTCGGTCAAATTTCCgctatta TCCCCCTGTACCAGTCTGAGACAGCACCAAAGTGGATTCGAGGTGCCATCGTCGGTTCATACCAATGGGCCATCACAATCGGTCTTCTCCTCGCCGCTATCGTAAACAACGCGACAGGCAAGCGAAACGACACAGGCTCATACCGTATCCCCATCGCCGTCCAGTTCGCCTACTCCCTCGTCCTCTTCGGTGGCATGCTCATCCTCCCCGAAACACCTCGATTCCTCATCAAGAAAGACCGCCACGATGATGCTTCTAAAGCTCTCTCCAAGATCCGCCGTCTTAGTCCTGATCACCCTGCTGTTCAGGCTGAGCTCAGCGAGATCAAGGCTAACCACGACCATGAGATGAGCCTCGGAACATCTTCTTACATTGACTGCTTCAAGCCTCCTATTCTTAAGCGCCAGTTCACCGGTTGTGCTCTCCAGGCTCTGCAGCAGCTCACTGGTATCAACTTCATC TTCTACTATGGTACCAAGTACTTTGAGAACTCGGGTATCTCCAGCGGTTTCACCATTTCCATGATCACATCAGCCATCAACGTCGCTTCCACTCTCCCTGGAATGTACGCCATTGACAAGTGGGgtcgtcgtcctcttcttctctggggTGCTGTCGGCATGTGTGTCTCCCAGTTCATCGTCGCCATGTCCGGTACCTTCTCCACAGGCCAAGACAGCGCTGGAGTCATCTTCGTGAAGAGCTTGGCTGGCCAGAAGGCTGCCGTCTCTTTCGTCTGTATctacatcttcttcttcgcctcaaCATGGGGTCCCCTGGCCTGGGTCGTCACTGGTGAGATCTTCCCTCTCCAGACCCGAGCCAAGTCCCTTTCTATGACCACCGCAACCAACTGGCTCTTCAACTGGGCCATCGCCTACTCCACCCCTTACCTCGTCGACTACGGTTCCGGCAAGGCCAACCTCCAGtccaagatcttcttcatctggttCGGCTGCTGTTTCCTGTGCATCGCCTTCGTCTACTTCTTCATCTACGAGACCAAGGGTCTAACCCTCGAGGAGGTTGACCAGCTCTATGATGAGGTTAGCGTTGCCCGAAAGTCCATTGGCTGGAGGCCTCAAGAGACTTGGCAGCACCGCAACAGTgttgctggagctggtgGCAAGATGTTCAATGAGGGTCACGAGCAGGGCGAGGTTTCTCACactgagaagaatgatgtcTAA
- a CDS encoding hypothetical protein (EggNog:ENOG41~BUSCO:EOG09264BJC), whose amino-acid sequence MSSKEASKSKDKDKSKVHKLSLKGSARLVAEFFQYSIHSILFQRGVYPAEDFTVVKKYGLNMLVSADDQVKAYIKKIMSQLDKWMVGGKISKLVIVITDKDTGEHVERWQFDVQIFQPVKKSKSSKSSSKDQENAAPAGSAPTAPEKTETEIQAEIAAIFRQITASVTFLPQLSGDCTFNVLVYADADSEVPVEWGDSDAKEIENGEKVQLRGFSTANHRVDTLVSYRFTD is encoded by the exons ATGTCGTCAAAGGAAGCTTCCAAGAGTAAGGACAAGGATAAGTCCAAGGTCCATAAGCTCTCCCTCAAGGGTAGCGCTCGTCTTGTCGCTGAATTT TTTCAATATTCTATTCACAGCATTCT CTTCCAACGAGGTGTCTATCCTGCCGAGGACTTTACAGT CGTCAAGAAATATGGCCTCAACATGCTGG TCTCGGCCGATGACCAAGTAAAAGCCTACATCAAAAAGATCATGTCCCAGCTCGACAAATGGATGGTCGGCGGCAAGATCTCCAagctcgtcatcgtcatcacagACAAAGACACAGGCGAGCACGTCGAGCGCTGGCAATTCGAC GTCCAAATCTTTCAACCCGTCAAGAAATCCAAGTCCTCCAAATCCTCCTCCAAAGACCAAGAAAACGCCGCTCCCGCTGGCTCCGCGCCCACAGCCCCCGAAAAGACAGAAACAGAGATTCAAGCCGAAATCGCAGCTATTTTCCGACAAATCACCGCTTCTGTTACGTTTCTGCCTCAGCTCAGCGGCGATTGCACATTTAACGTCCTCGTTTACGCTGATGCGGATAGTGAGGTCCCTGTTGAGTGGGGTGATTCCGATGcgaaggagattgagaatgGAGAAAAGGTGCAACTGAGGGGGTTCAGCACGGCGAATCACCGTGTTGATACTTTGGTCAGCTATCGATTTACCGATTAA
- a CDS encoding hypothetical protein (MEROPS:MER0001881~EggNog:ENOG41), translated as MACQHLDLIAEQDDPAGLDVCLQCFNGGCAGDRSHDKLHYALTQHPLALNIRRTRKIVERDEPPAKMSKLAIAAETEEDRYDTALTVKCLDCNTELDRTHPKLAPMVDGILKANTFSRKEEVKAWEQELTSCEHILMMQQAPAKKIEQNDLSHCYACDLAENLWLCIECGNLGCGRKQMGGVDGNSHALAHANESGHGVAVKLGSITPEGTADIYCYKCDDERVDDNLGEHLNHWGIVLAERQKTEKSLTEMQIEQNLKWDFSMTTEDGKELKPLFGPGLTGLKNLGNSCYLASIIQCLFDMPSFQDRYFRPNDDLPIVPEPASDIETQLRKTADGLLSGRYSKPDADVAAEGITHQKGLAPAMLKHLIGRGHEEFSTMRQQDALEFLQHLFKLITRSPHPDGKDPTQPFRFVLEQRLQCLGCHKVRYSSNEQDNIFIDVPLEKLPREEGSEGPDAYKPVPLKECLDNFTGAEKVELTCSACGSKDGFTKRSLFKTFPDTLVVNARKMTVVNWVPIKVDVPVLVPDEPFNLDEYLSKGLQPGEEQLPDEPEVKAPAFEPDAAALAQLEAMGFPRNRCERALHATGNSDANAAMEWLFGHMEDPDIDAPLDLGAQSGGANTADPEKIEMLGAMGFGAPQAKKALKETGGDVERAVEWLFSHPDDQGTFDDDAPAEAAAPKEPAGSADLPATFQLRSIVCHKGTSIHAGHYVAFIRKALGDANVPTWVLFNDEKVVEAHDVDEMRKFAYVYFFKRV; from the exons ATGGCTTGCCAGCATCTCGACTTGATCG CTGAACAGGATGATCCCGCTGGACTCGATGTCTGCCTTCAGTGCTTCAACGGAGGATGCGCTGGCGACCGAAGCCATGATAAACTTCACTATGCGCTGACCCAACATCCCCTCGCTCTAAACATCCGCCGCACAAGAAAGATTGTCGAACGAGACGAACCACCCGCCAAGATGTCCAAGCTAGCTATCGCTGCTGAAACTGAGGAGGACCGATATGATACAGCGCTGACTGTTAAGTGCCTCGACTGTAACACCGAACTCGACCGAACGCATCCCAAGCTCGCACCCATGGTCGACGGTATTCTCAAGGCGAACACATTTTCTCGAAAGGAAGAGGTCAAGGCATGGGAACAGGAGCTGACCAGCTGCGAGCATATCTTAATGATGCAGCAAGCGCCTGCTAAGAAAATCGAGCAAAACGACTTGAGTCACTGCTACGCTTGCGATCTAGCGGAGAATCTTTGGCTGTGTATTGAATGTGGCAACTTAGGATGTGGCCGTAAGCAGATGGGTGGCGTCGACGGAAACTCGCATGCTCTCGCTCACGCCAATGAGTCTGGTCATGGCGTCGCTGTGAAGCTTGGATCTATCACACCTGAGGGAACCGCCGATATCTACTGTTACAAGTGTGACGACGAACGAGTGGACGACAACCTGGGCGAGCACTTGAACCACTGGGGCATCGTATTAGCGGAGCGTCAGAAGACGGAAAAGAGCTTGACTGAGATGCAGATTGAGCAGAATCTCAAGTGGGATTTCAGCATGACAACGGAAGACGGAAAGGAGCTCAAGCCCTTGTTTGGTCCTGGTCTCACCGGTTTGAAGAACCTCGGAAATAGCTGCTACCTTGCCAGTATCATCCAGTGTCTCTTTGACATGCCGTCATTCCAAGATAGATACTTCCGACCCAATGATGACCTGCCCATCGTTCCCGAACCAGCTTCGGATATTGAGACTCAGCTCCGAAAGACAGCCGATGGACTTTTGTCTGGACGATACTCTAAGCCTGACGCTGATGTGGCTGCAGAGGGCATCACACACCAGAAGGGTCTTGCGCCAGCAATGCTCAAGCACCTCATCGGCCGAGGACATGAAGAGTTTTCTACAATGCGACAGCAGGATGCCCTCGAATTCCTTCAGCACCTATTCAAACTTATCACTCGATCTCCCCACCCCGATGGAAAGGACCCTACACAACCCTTCCGATTTGTTCTCGAGCAAAGACTTCAATGTTTGGGATGCCACAAGGTGCGATACAGCAGCAACGAGCAAGACAACATTTTTATCGACGTTCCCCTAGAAAAGCTACCTCGTGAGGAGGGTTCAGAGGGACCAGACGCTTACAAGCCCGTGCCACTCAAGGAGTGTCTCGATAACTTCACAGGAGCCGAGAAGGTCGAGCTAACTTGCTCTGCTTGTGGAAGCAAGGATGGTTTCACCAAGCGATCGTTATTTAAGACATTCCCCGATACCTTGGTCGTCAATGCACGAAAGATGACTGTCGTCAACTGGGTTCCTATCAAGGTTGATGTTCCTGTCCTTGTACCGGACGAGCCCTTCAACTTGGACGAATATCTTTCCAAGGGCCTGCAGCCTGGAGAGGAACAACTGCCAGATGAGCCTGAGGTCAAAGCCCCAGCTTTCGAACCCGACGCTGCCGCCCTCGCTCAGCTCGAAGCCATGGGCTTCCCTCGCAACCGTTGTGAGCGTGCCCTTCACGCTACAGGAAATTCTGACGCCAACGCCGCGATGGAATGGTTGTTCGGACACATGGAGGACCCCGACATTGATGCGccccttgatcttggtgcTCAAAGTGGTGGCGCCAACACCGCCGACCCTGAGAAAATTGAGATGCTGGGAGCCATGGGTTTCGGTGCCCctcaagccaagaaggcacTGAAAGAAACAGGTGGCGATGTTGAGCGGGCTGTTGAGTGGCTGTTCAGCCATCCTGACGACCAAGGAACATTTGACGATGACGCTCCTGCCGAAGCAGCTGCTCCTAAGGAACCTGCCGGAAGTGCTGATTTGCCTGCTACTTTCCAACTCCGATCGATCGTGTGCCACAAGGGCACAAGCATCCATGCTGG ACACTACGTCGCTTTCATCCGCAAGGCTTTGGGAGATGCCAATGTTCCAACTTGGGTGCTCTTCAACGATGAGAAGGTCGTTGAAGCtcatgatgtcgatgagatGCGCAAGTTTGCGTACGTGTACTTTTTCAAGCGGGTTTAG
- a CDS encoding hypothetical protein (EggNog:ENOG41) produces MSPSTEKESPPAPSMIKGASLLIILQLASRLITFIANQLLLRYLTAPLLGLSTQLEVYYLSVLFFARESLRVAIQRRDSGSQAKEESQAVVNLGYLAIGLGSFVSLGLGWMYLAYANEITLATPYLVESLYLYGFAAMVELLSEPCFVLMQTRLQFGTRAAAESIATFLRCIVVFGSAVWASKHNDIGVLPFALGQITYGVSLLLVYLISGYRLASSIGFSLLPKTITSKDNRFWASMFDRSTIGLAGSMMAQSLVKHLLTQGDTFLISFLASASVQGAYALANNYGSLLARLLFQPVEESSRSYFSRLLSSVTPVKQGGKPVQEVTEAKQNLQTLLRLYILLTSVIISLGPFAAPPLLAIVAGKQWAGSGAGDVLAAYCFYIPFMGLNGLTESFVASVATEAEVHIQSVWMGAFSVIFAASAFLFMRIYPLGAIGLVLANIINMGCRIIWSGAFIKRFFKRHGTDFKIKSLIPESTLGVSIATAILLRQLKVVDNADQPIKSLVKIAGSAIPLLLLILVLERHFILECLNSVRGRNAAKQ; encoded by the exons ATGTCTCCCTCCACTGAAAAAGAAAGCCCTCCGGCGCCCTCAATGATCAAAGGCGcctccctcctcatcatcctccagcTCGCCTCCCGCCTCATAACGTTCATCGCCAACCAACTCCTCCTGCGGTATCTCACAGCACCGCTTCTAGGTCTTTCAACTCAACTTGAGGTGTACTACCTCTCAGTTCTCTTCTTTGCACGCGAAAGTCTTCGTGTTGCTATTCAACGACGAGACTCGGGATCGCAGGCTAAAGAGGAGAGTCAAGCTGTGGTGAATCTGGGATATCTCGCCATTGGACTGGGAAGCTTTGTCAGTCTTGGGTTGGGGTGGATGTATCTTGCGTATGCGAATGAGATTACGCTTGCTACGCCGTATTTGGTTGAATCGCTGTATCTTTATGGGTTTGCGGCTATGGTGGAGTTGTTGTCGGAACCGTGTTTTGTTCTCATGCAGACGAGGCTGCAGTTTGGGACAcgagctgctgctgagtcGATTGCTACATTTCTGAGATGTATCGTTGTGTTTGGTTCTGCTGTCTGGGCATCCAAGCACAATGATATCGGGGTCCTGCCTTTTGCCCTTGGACAGATCACCTATGGTGTCTCACTACTCCTCGTCTACCTAATCTCGGGATATCGTCTCGCCTCATCAATCGGCTTCTCACTGCTTCCCAAAACAATCACCTCAAAGGACAATCGCTTCTGGGCCTCCATGTTTGATCGGTCAACGATCGGTCTCGCAGGGAGCATGATGGCCCAGAGCTTGGTCAAGCACCTCCTCACCCAAGGCGACACATTCCTCATCTCCTTTCTCGCATCCGCCAGCGTCCAAGGCGCATACGCTCTCGCAAACAACTACGGAAGTCTCCTTGCccgtcttctcttccaacCCGTTGAAGAGAGTAGCCGAAGTTACTTCTCCCGCTTGCTGTCATCTGTAACACCTGTCAAACAAGGCGGCAAGCCAGTTCAGGAAGTGACAGAAGCGAAGCAGAACCTGCAAACTCTTCTTCGCCTGTATATCCTCTTGACTTCAGTCATCATCAGTCTTGGGCCTTTTGCTGCTCCGCCTCTTCTGGCTATTGTGGCAGGTAAGCAGTGGGCTGGCTCAGGGGCAGGTGATGTGCTTGCAGCGTACTGTTTCTACATTCCCTTCATGGGTCTTAACGGTCTCACAGAATCATTCGTGGCGTCAGTCGCTACTGAAGCCGAAGTCCACATCCAGTCCGTTTGGATGGGCGCATTCTCTGTCATCTTCGCCGCATCAGCTTTCCTCTTCATGAGAATCTACCCTCTTGGTGCAATCGGACTCGTGCtagccaacatcatcaacatgggGTGTCGCATCATCTGGAGCGGAGCATTCATCAAGCGTTTCTTCAAAAGGCACGGAACCGACTTCAAGATCAAATCACTTATTCCCGAGAGCACACTCGGCGTCTCGATCGCTACAGCTATCCTCCTCAGGCAACTAAAAGTCGTAGACAACGCAGATCAACCGATCAAATCTCTCGTCAAGATCGCTGGCTCCGCTATCCCATTATTGCTTCTAAT CCTGGTCCTCGAGCGCCATTTTATCCTCGAGTGTCTAAACTCGGTCCGCGGTCGCAATGCCGCAAAACAATAG
- the DBP3 gene encoding RNA-dependent ATPase (EggNog:ENOG41~BUSCO:EOG092625P1), which translates to MAATKHLLADSEDAVVDRPSKKTKVTDDEKARLKKERKDKKKDKKRKTEKQETLADEAGDSEAERAERKKAKKEKKKAKKAKAAEESAETTEAVEEAPKEKKAKKEKKAKVAYESSDDGSSDAAYVQTASLSNVPQAQIDEFLSKNQITITDPKTETVTLRPVLEFHQLPATNLLEKKPSPFANYKAPTPIQSASWPFTLSGRDVIGVAETGSGKTMAFALPCVEAVSEIKYKGTKAVVVSPTRELAMQTYEQMASVAALNKLKCVCLYGGASKDDQRNQLRCGADIIVATPGRLKDFMSDGTVDLSQVTFAVLDEADRMLDKGFEEDIKQILGACLPREKRQTLMFTATWPQSVQSLASSFMVSPVKIAIGSGGKETADGSVELQANTRITQRVEVLDPREKEHRLFQLLKEHQQGKQKNDRILVFCLYKKEATRVENTLARKGIRVGGIHGDLRQEQRTRSLEAFKSGATPVLVATDVAARGLDIPEVKLVINVTFPLTIEDYVHRIGRTGRAGKTGEAITFFTVEDKSHSGSLVNILRGANQPVPEDLLKFGTTVKKKTHDMYGAFFKDVDMNAKSTKITFD; encoded by the exons ATGGCTGCTACAAAGCATCTCCTTGCTGATAGCGAGGATGCCGTCGTCGACCGACCctccaagaagaccaaggtcACCGACGACGAGAAGGCTCGTCTAAAGAAAGAgcgcaaggacaagaagaaggacaagaagcgcaagactGAAAAGCAGGAGACTCTTGCTGATGAGGCTGGCGATTCTGAGGCCGAGCGTGCTGAGCGCAAGAAGGctaagaaggaaaagaagaaggccaagaaggcaaaGGCCGCTGAGGAGTCTGCTGAGACTACTGAAGCTGTCGAGGAGGCACctaaggagaagaaggctaagaaggagaagaaggccaaggtcgCTTATGAATCTTCTGACGACGGATCTTCTGATGCTGCTTACGTCCAGACTGCAAGCCTCTCCAACGTTCCTCAAGCCCAGATTGACGAATTCCTCTCCAAGAACCAGATCACCATCACCGACCCCAAGACCGAGACCGTCACTCTTCGCCCCGTTCTGGAATTCCACCAACTACCCGCCACAAAcctcctcgagaagaagccctCGCCATTCGCCAACTACAAGGCCCCTACACCTATCCAGTCCGCTTCATGGCCCTTCACTCTCTCTGGACGCGATGTCATCGGTGTCGCTGAGACAGGATCAGGAAAGACCATGGCTTTCGCTCTTCCCTGTGTTGAGGCTGTTTCTGAAATCAAGTACAAGGGCACCAAGGCCGTTGTTGTTTCGCCTACACGAGAACTTGCCATGCAGACCTATGAGCAGATGGCTTCCGTGGCTGCgctgaacaagctcaagtgTGTGTGTCTGTACGGTGGCGCTTCCAAGGATGATCAGCGAAACCAACTCCGATGTGGCGCTGACATCATTGTCGCTACCCCTGGTCGTCTTAAGGACTTCATGTCTGATGGAACCGTTGATCTTAGCCAAGTTACTTTCGCCGTTCTCGACGAGGCTGATCGTATGCTTGATAAGGGTTTCGAGGAGGATATTAAGCAGATCTTGGGTGCCTGCCTTCCTCGCGAGAAGCGCCAGACACTCATGTTCACAGCTACATGGCCGCAGTCCGTCCAGTCCCTCGCCTCTTCCTTCATGGTCAGCCCTGTAAAGATTGCCATTGGATCTGGCGGTAAGGAGACAGCCGATGGATCTGTTGAGTTGCAAGCCAACACAAGAATTACACAGCGAGTCGAGGTTCTTGACCCCAGAGAGAAGGAGCACCGTCTGTTCCAGCTTCTGAAGGAGCACCAGCAGGGTAAGCAGAAGAATGACCGTATCTTGGTCTTCTGTCTGTACAAGAAGGAGGCTACACGTGTGGAGAATACCTTGGCCCGCAAGGGTATTCGTGTTGGTGGTATTCACGGTGATCTGCGACAGGAGCAGCGAACAAGGAGTCTTGAGGCTTTCAAGTCTGGAGCCACTCCTGTTCTTGTTGCTACGGATGTCGCTGCTCGTGGTCTTGATATCCCCGAGGTTAAGCTTGTTATCAACGTTACA TTCCCCTTGACCATTGAGGATTACGTCCACCGCATTGGCCGAACTGGCCGTGCCGGCAAGACTGGTGAGGCTATCACCTTCTTTACCGTTGAGGATAAGTCGCACTCCGGCTC GCTTGTCAACATTCTTCGAGGTGCCAACCAGCCCGTACCCGAagatcttctcaagttcgGTACCACCGTTAAGAAGAAGACTCACGACATGTACGGCGCTTTCTTCAAGGATGTCGACATGAACGCCAAGTCGACCAAGATCACATTTGATTAA